The following coding sequences lie in one Crassostrea angulata isolate pt1a10 chromosome 10, ASM2561291v2, whole genome shotgun sequence genomic window:
- the LOC128168318 gene encoding kelch-like protein 2, producing the protein MSTMTTMDVRPKMHNIRDRPAYKHPQHTQKAFEVLNHMRRQNLLCDVTIVVDTTEIPAHKVVLSSCSQYFYAMFTGDLAEAKSDRITLQEIDPKALIQLIDFVYTSEIHVTEENVQTLLPVANILQITEVRDACCDFLQSQLHPSNCIGIRAFADLHACTELLNYAQTYTEQHFVDVVHFDEFLSLNVDQICKLISSDRLTVVTEEQVYEAVLSWVQHDLTNRQQEIDQLLEHVRLPLIAQEYLVQKVEEEPLVKTSSRCKDFLIEALKYHLLKTDQKAVYKTPRTLPRTPLGLPKVLLVIGGQAPKAIRSVESYDFKEEKWHQLAEMPSRRCRCGVAVINGLVYAVGGFNGSLRVRTVDVYDPVKDMWTSCPSMEARRSTLGVAVLHGNIYAVGGFDGSSGLDTAECYDVRCGEWRMISPMSTRRSSVGVGVVNGMLFAVGGYDGASRQCLSSVECYNPMTDMWSPVAEMSCRRSGAGVGVVDGLLYAVGGHDGPLVRKSVEVYNPDTNSWSQVSDMHLCRRNAGVVANGGFLYVVGGDDGSSNLGSVECFDYKTNQWTLLPSSMMTGRSYAGVTVIDKPVLEI; encoded by the exons ATGTCTACCATGACAACCATGGATGTCCGTCCCAAGATGCACAACATCAGGGATCGTCCAGCTTACAAGCACCCCCAGCACACACAGAAAGCCTTCGAGGTCCTCAACCACATGAGAAG GCAGAATCTGCTGTGTGATGTGACAATAGTGGTGGACACTACAGAGATCCCTGCCCACAAAGTAGTCCTCTCCTCCTGTAGTCAGTATTTCTACGCCATGTTTACTGGAGATCTAGCCGAGGCGAAGTCAGACCGAATAACTCTACAAGAAATAGATCCAAAGGCCCTCATACAGCTGATTGACTTTGTGTACACTTCAGAAATCCACGTCACGGAGGAGAATGTCCAG ACTTTGCTGCCAGTTGCCAACATCCTTCAGATCACGGAGGTCCGAGATGCCTGCTGTGATTTCCTACAGTCCCAGCTTCATCCCTCAAACTGTATTGGAATCCGGGCCTTCGCTGACCTTCACGCCTGTACGGAGCTTCTGAACTACGCCCAGACATACACAGAGCAGCATTTTGT AGATGTGGTTCATTTTGATGAATTCCTCTCCCTGAATGTGGACCAGATATGTAAACTGATCTCTAGTGACAGGTTGACAGTTGTTACGGAGGAACAG GTTTATGAGGCAGTGTTGTCATGGGTACAGCATGATTTGACCAATCGGCAACAAGAAATTGACCAGCTGCTCGAACATGTGCGCTTGCCTCTGATCGCCCAGGAATACCTGGTACAGAAGGTGGAGGAGGAGCCACTGGTAAAGACCAGCAGTCGGTGTAAGGACTTCCTGATAGAGGCCCTCAAGTACCACCTGCTGAAGACCGACCAGAAGGCCGTGTATAAGACACCCAGGACCCTCCCCCGCACCCCGCTCGGACTACCCAAG GTTTTGTTGGTGATTGGTGGACAAGCTCCAAAGGCCATCAGAAGTGTGGAAAGTTACGACTTTAAGGAAGAGAAGTGGCACCAGCTGGCTGAGATGCCGTCACGGAGATGTAGATGTG gGGTTGCAGTGATAAATGGACTAGTGTATGCAGTCGGGGGATTTAACGGTTCCCTGAGGGTCAGGACAGTGGACGTGTATGACCCGGTCAAGGACATGTGGACGTCCTGTCCTAGCATGGAGGCCAGGCGGAGCACCCTGGGGGTGGCCGTATTACATGGAAATATCTATGCTGTTGGAGGCTTTGATGGGTCGTCAG GACTTGACACCGCCGAGTGTTACGATGTCCGCTGTGGAGAGTGGAGGATGATCTCACCCATGAGTACCCGTAGAAGCAGTGTGGGGGTAGGAGTAGTTAACG GTATGCTGTTTGCTGTAGGGGGGTATGATGGAGCGTCCAGACAGTGCTTGAGTTCTGTAGAGTGCTACAACCCAATGACAGACATGTGGTCCCCGGTCGCTGAAATGTCGTGTAGGAGGAGTGGTGCAG GTGTGGGAGTAGTGGATGGGTTACTGTACGCGGTGGGCGGCCATGATGGACCGTTAGTCAGGAAGAGTGTGGAGGTCTACAATCCGGACACCAACAGCTGGTCACAAGTCAGTGACATGCACCTGTGTCGCAGAAACGCAG GTGTGGTGGCTAATGGTGGATTTCTGTACGTGGTGGGAGGGGATGATGGATCATCAAACCTGGGCTCTGTGGAATGTTTCGATTATAAAACCAACCAATGGACACTCTTACCCTCCAGCATGATGACCGGTCGCAGTTATGCTGGGGTCACGGTCATTGACAAACCTGTGCTAGAGATTTAA